In the genome of Hymenobacter cellulosivorans, one region contains:
- a CDS encoding alpha/beta hydrolase-fold protein — protein MKFFLCFCAFILTYFCANAQGGNPLTVGFEETISSKILGQKRTVLIHIPTSNGGSKIKDRGRYPVVYLLDGSDNFNSVVSIIEHMEESSLCPPTIVVGIVQADRLSELTTGTEKEFPNFVGKGEKFMSFVEKELIPYVDAAYPTTPYRTLIGHSVGGLTVVNTLLHNPNLFNSYVSLDGALWWSDQKVVKEAKTLLPAHTYKGKKLFLAMANRLERGVDTLSVQKDTSSTTSLIRSNITFIKELAKNRENGLRFKYKFYENDDHSSVRLIGEYDALRFVYDFYKLKIYDSELKDPNFNLESLLVAHYKRVSEQMGYIIKPSESQVNNLGYQMMRTKQYKKSEPLFKLNVANNPNSANCYDSLGDFYLETGAKTKAIESFKKALTLQAIPETKDKLEALLNDKKASK, from the coding sequence GTGAAGTTTTTCCTTTGTTTTTGCGCATTTATATTAACTTATTTCTGTGCGAATGCGCAAGGAGGTAACCCCTTAACTGTTGGGTTTGAGGAGACTATTTCCTCGAAGATCTTAGGACAAAAACGCACGGTGTTGATTCATATTCCTACAAGCAATGGAGGAAGTAAAATCAAAGACCGGGGGCGTTATCCAGTGGTTTATTTACTGGATGGAAGTGATAATTTCAACTCCGTCGTAAGTATCATAGAGCATATGGAGGAGTCAAGCCTTTGCCCTCCCACGATTGTAGTTGGAATTGTACAGGCTGATAGGCTGAGTGAGCTCACAACTGGCACTGAAAAGGAGTTTCCTAATTTTGTTGGCAAGGGTGAGAAGTTCATGTCTTTTGTCGAAAAGGAATTAATCCCTTACGTCGATGCAGCTTACCCCACTACACCATATAGGACACTTATTGGTCACTCGGTCGGAGGCCTGACGGTTGTGAACACGCTGCTTCACAATCCAAACTTATTTAACTCGTATGTTTCTCTTGACGGGGCGTTGTGGTGGAGCGACCAGAAGGTGGTAAAAGAAGCCAAGACACTTTTGCCTGCTCATACCTACAAGGGGAAAAAACTATTCCTGGCGATGGCCAATCGTTTGGAAAGAGGAGTTGATACGCTAAGTGTTCAAAAAGATACAAGTAGTACTACGTCTCTTATTCGTAGCAATATCACGTTCATTAAAGAGCTTGCTAAAAACAGAGAAAACGGATTGCGCTTTAAATACAAATTCTACGAAAACGATGACCATTCTTCCGTAAGGCTGATTGGAGAATATGATGCCCTTCGTTTTGTATACGATTTTTATAAGTTAAAAATTTATGACAGTGAATTGAAGGATCCTAATTTTAATCTGGAATCATTATTGGTGGCCCATTACAAAAGAGTATCGGAACAAATGGGGTATATTATCAAGCCAAGTGAAAGCCAGGTTAACAACCTTGGTTATCAAATGATGAGAACCAAACAGTATAAAAAATCCGAGCCTTTATTTAAGCTTAACGTAGCCAATAATCCAAATAGCGCCAATTGCTATGATTCTTTAGGTGACTTTTATCTTGAAACAGGGGCTAAAACCAAAGCCATTGAGAGTTTCAAAAAAGCATTAACTCTACAAGCTATTCCGGAAACCAAGGATAAGTTGGAAGCATTGTTAAATGATAAGAAAGCGAGCAAATAA
- a CDS encoding DUF3592 domain-containing protein, which produces MKLALALLPYLKALLALLPGTWVLIGSLRLRRQNQYFLVHGRQITGRVTSINASQGQRGTAYRAQISYHPPEAATPQTTTLFVDADCFEGAYMRLYYDPQRPTQVSLAEDVAPHKELIPLLVGGFLFVGGLLYALSLFTT; this is translated from the coding sequence ATGAAGCTTGCCTTGGCCCTGCTGCCTTACCTGAAAGCCCTGCTGGCCCTGCTACCCGGCACCTGGGTGTTGATTGGCAGCCTGCGCTTGCGGCGACAAAACCAGTATTTCCTGGTCCACGGCCGCCAAATCACTGGCCGCGTCACCAGCATCAACGCCAGCCAGGGCCAGCGCGGCACTGCTTACCGAGCCCAGATCAGCTACCACCCGCCCGAAGCGGCCACCCCCCAAACCACCACCCTGTTCGTTGACGCCGACTGCTTCGAGGGAGCCTATATGCGCCTCTATTATGACCCCCAACGGCCTACCCAGGTATCCCTGGCCGAAGACGTAGCCCCGCACAAAGAGCTCATTCCCCTCCTGGTTGGCGGTTTTCTCTTTGTCGGCGGCTTGCTCTATGCCCTCTCCCTGTTTACCACCTGA